The following are from one region of the Stigmatella ashevillena genome:
- a CDS encoding ABC transporter permease yields the protein MRHLLRNLGLYAVAAWASLTLNFLIPRLMPGDPASMMFARFQGQLQPEAIDALRLAFGFTDAPLYQQYFTYVGHLFQGDLGISVAYFPANVTEVIATGLGWTLLLSGIAVLISFALGTALGVVATWRRGGWLDSVMPPVLIFLGAFPYFWLAMVLLYGLGFVLGIFPLRHAYSDTLAPAFSGEFIFSVVQHMVLPVAAIVIATLGGWMLSMRSTMVGVLAEDYITMANAKGLSQKRIMFHYAARNALLPNVTGFGMALGFVLSGSLLTEIVFSYPGQGYLLIQAVRNQDYPLMQGIFLTITLAVLAANLLVDVLYVWLDPRTRAR from the coding sequence GTGCGACATCTCCTGCGAAACCTGGGCTTGTACGCGGTCGCCGCGTGGGCCTCGCTCACACTGAACTTCCTGATCCCGCGCCTCATGCCGGGCGATCCGGCCTCGATGATGTTTGCCCGCTTCCAGGGGCAGCTTCAGCCCGAGGCCATTGATGCCCTGCGTTTGGCGTTTGGTTTCACGGATGCGCCGCTCTACCAGCAGTACTTCACGTACGTGGGTCACCTGTTCCAGGGCGATCTGGGCATCTCCGTCGCGTACTTCCCCGCGAACGTGACGGAGGTGATCGCCACGGGGCTGGGCTGGACGCTCCTGCTCTCGGGGATCGCGGTGCTCATCAGCTTCGCGCTCGGGACCGCCCTGGGCGTGGTGGCCACGTGGAGGCGCGGCGGCTGGCTGGACTCGGTGATGCCGCCGGTGCTGATCTTCCTGGGCGCGTTTCCCTACTTCTGGCTCGCGATGGTGCTGCTCTACGGGCTTGGGTTCGTGCTCGGCATCTTCCCCCTCCGGCATGCCTACAGCGACACGCTCGCGCCCGCCTTCAGCGGCGAGTTCATCTTCAGCGTGGTTCAGCACATGGTGCTTCCGGTGGCGGCGATCGTCATCGCGACGCTCGGCGGGTGGATGCTCAGCATGCGCAGCACGATGGTGGGCGTGCTCGCCGAGGACTACATCACCATGGCGAATGCCAAGGGCTTGTCCCAGAAGCGGATCATGTTTCACTATGCCGCCCGCAACGCGCTCCTGCCGAACGTCACGGGCTTCGGCATGGCGCTGGGATTCGTCCTCTCCGGCTCGTTGCTGACGGAAATCGTGTTCTCGTACCCGGGACAGGGCTATCTGCTCATCCAGGCGGTGCGCAACCAGGACTATCCACTCATGCAGGGTATCTTCCTGACCATCACGCTGGCCGTGCTGGCCGCGAACCTGTTGGTGGACGTCCTTTACGTGTGGCTCGATCCTCGGACGCGGGCGCGTTGA
- a CDS encoding ABC transporter substrate-binding protein — MSRRLLMMCLSLLSLGGLVHCSKSSQEGAKPAPTAATPGATPAAAAVKTTALTAAQEQQASWIRNFNPLIAPGTARFPTRAGVYEPLMIFNTLKGEFVPWLAEKHAWSEDNKKLTLTLRSGVKWSDGQPFTAKDVAFTFELLKKHKALDFSAVWGFVDGVQAKDDTTVEFTLSRSYVPGLIYIVHQPIVPEHKWKDVADPVIYKNETPVATGPFTEVKVFQNQVFELGRNPNYWQKGKPAVESIRFPAYPGNDQANLALLTGELDWAGSFVPDIERVYVSKDKENNHFWFPLVGNTTMLYVNTTKKPFDDVRVRKAISMAIDRDQIVKVAMYGYTRPADATALSDAHNRWRNAKALEEGDWTKLDLAKANALLDEAGFKKGEDGVRVGADKKPLSFDVNVVTGWSDWVRAAQIITQNLKQVGFNATLKTYDFSPYFERIQKGEFDLSMGWSSEEPTPYHFYRDLMSSETLRPVGEIAARNWHRFGNKEADALLRAFEGTTDEAEQKKLADQMQVIFVQNAPSIPLFPGPSWGEYNTSRFTNFPSKDNPYAKLTPNSSPENLFVLTEVKPK, encoded by the coding sequence ATGTCACGTCGGCTGCTGATGATGTGCCTGTCCCTGCTGTCGCTCGGGGGCCTCGTTCACTGCTCAAAGAGTTCGCAGGAGGGCGCAAAGCCTGCGCCCACGGCGGCCACCCCTGGGGCCACGCCCGCGGCGGCAGCTGTGAAGACCACAGCGCTGACGGCCGCGCAGGAGCAACAGGCCTCCTGGATCCGGAATTTCAATCCCTTGATCGCTCCGGGCACCGCGCGCTTTCCGACCCGCGCCGGTGTCTATGAGCCGTTGATGATCTTCAACACGCTCAAGGGCGAGTTCGTGCCGTGGCTGGCCGAGAAGCACGCGTGGAGCGAAGACAACAAGAAGCTCACCTTGACCCTGCGCTCCGGCGTGAAGTGGTCGGATGGCCAGCCATTCACGGCCAAGGACGTGGCCTTCACCTTCGAGCTCCTCAAGAAGCACAAGGCCCTGGATTTCTCGGCGGTGTGGGGCTTCGTCGACGGGGTCCAGGCCAAGGATGACACGACGGTCGAGTTCACCCTGTCGCGCTCCTACGTGCCCGGCCTCATCTATATCGTTCATCAGCCGATCGTGCCGGAGCACAAGTGGAAGGATGTCGCCGACCCGGTCATCTACAAGAACGAGACGCCCGTGGCGACGGGCCCGTTCACCGAGGTGAAGGTCTTCCAGAATCAGGTCTTCGAGCTCGGGCGCAACCCGAACTACTGGCAGAAGGGCAAGCCGGCCGTCGAGAGCATCCGCTTCCCGGCTTACCCGGGCAACGATCAGGCGAACCTCGCGCTGCTCACGGGTGAGCTGGACTGGGCCGGCAGCTTCGTGCCGGACATCGAGCGCGTCTACGTGAGCAAGGACAAGGAGAACAACCACTTCTGGTTCCCGCTCGTGGGCAACACGACGATGCTCTACGTGAACACCACGAAGAAGCCTTTCGACGATGTCCGCGTGCGCAAGGCGATCAGCATGGCGATCGACCGCGATCAGATCGTCAAGGTCGCGATGTACGGCTACACGCGGCCCGCGGACGCGACGGCGCTCAGCGACGCGCACAACCGTTGGCGCAATGCCAAGGCGCTGGAGGAGGGCGACTGGACCAAGCTCGATCTGGCCAAGGCGAACGCGCTGCTCGACGAGGCGGGCTTCAAGAAGGGTGAGGACGGTGTGCGGGTGGGGGCGGACAAGAAGCCCCTGAGCTTCGATGTCAACGTCGTCACGGGCTGGTCGGACTGGGTGCGCGCCGCGCAGATCATCACTCAGAACCTGAAGCAGGTGGGCTTCAACGCCACCTTGAAGACCTACGACTTCAGCCCCTACTTCGAGCGGATCCAGAAGGGCGAGTTCGACCTGAGCATGGGCTGGTCCTCGGAGGAGCCGACCCCGTATCACTTCTACCGCGACCTCATGTCGAGCGAGACGCTCCGGCCGGTGGGAGAGATCGCCGCCCGGAACTGGCACCGCTTCGGGAACAAGGAAGCCGACGCGCTCCTGCGGGCGTTCGAGGGCACGACTGACGAGGCGGAGCAGAAGAAGCTCGCCGATCAGATGCAGGTGATCTTCGTGCAGAACGCGCCCTCCATCCCGCTCTTTCCGGGGCCGTCCTGGGGTGAGTACAATACGAGCCGCTTCACGAACTTCCCGAGCAAGGACAATCCTTACGCGAAGCTCACGCCCAACAGTTCTCCCGAGAACCTGTTCGTCCTGACCGAAGTGAAGCCCAAGTAA
- a CDS encoding DUF6265 family protein — MTLLSTLLLPLMLSTTLLAACASSPPSPPALAQPPSVRQLGWLSGRWHTTAGTTYLEETWSAPEGDSMLGMFRAVKDGTAGFYELMAIEQDSDGIVLRMLHFGPKFTPHEGDGDLMRYVLVETDETQYAIFETPTEDRVRRIVYRLQGRTLHISLLSREGAVLEQFILSR, encoded by the coding sequence GTGACTTTGCTCTCGACCCTGCTCCTCCCGTTGATGCTCTCGACGACGCTCCTGGCCGCCTGCGCATCGTCGCCGCCCAGTCCCCCCGCCTTGGCCCAACCACCCTCCGTGAGGCAACTGGGCTGGCTTTCCGGCCGCTGGCATACGACGGCAGGCACCACCTACCTCGAAGAGACCTGGAGCGCCCCGGAAGGGGACTCGATGCTCGGCATGTTCCGAGCGGTGAAGGACGGAACCGCTGGCTTCTATGAGCTGATGGCCATTGAGCAGGACAGCGATGGCATCGTCCTGCGGATGTTGCACTTCGGCCCCAAGTTCACGCCCCATGAGGGCGACGGAGACCTCATGAGGTACGTCCTCGTGGAAACGGACGAAACACAATATGCCATCTTCGAGACGCCGACCGAAGACCGGGTGCGGCGCATCGTCTACCGCCTCCAAGGCCGCACGCTCCACATCTCGCTGTTGAGCCGGGAGGGAGCCGTCCTCGAGCAATTCATCCTGTCTCGATAA
- a CDS encoding SIR2 family NAD-dependent protein deacylase, with the protein MTPKPPGSLIRYIQQSRCVVFVGAGLSAGAGLPTWRRLLLDVIDEVVASLPDGAQYEAELKQLVDQGKLLEVADYCKEQLGAAHHQFLTGRLRGDTTPLSPAHLQVMQLPFSAWVTTNYDKLLERAYSEVKGGFPKTLTHKDTDALGLLLFEGGPFILKAHGDIDRPETVVLTSRDYSEIIHANPAFNEVFTSLLLTKALLFVGFSLSDPDFRLLMDRQLTHFKGYVPDRFALMTGLGPVERDVLWRSARIRVIPYTNAGGKHEEVFGFLKALKEAVQPAPATAVGGGSEMVASKVVSLSIPAAPAASPPRLFPPAALSAPPVPAREGIEHRRTQEEGLLARLLGPLGGDSQAEMEESPEEVLVPALKSPPAAAPAPPPISSVPQHLFIERGAGRLQFRLTLGGEDSVAQISASDGVPEDLWPPLLQAIEERTPSYATRYARIGNLLAKSLPLGGAQTPWVLHPAAELERFPWELLLLQGREKGLERRLVRAPVGISAQVRGEPTVRSFPWVLLIEGAGDPSRRGTRETERLIQLYQGEENMLCTVLRGDQATFKRIMAQLDNGLPDLFHFVGDMGQDEGELCLRLPGGMDLSAGVLRSVLSRGRLPFMVLSAPFSAFAPDAFRVPPVKEGPRRSPVPHSWETFFEGRPGFMELATQTGVGAFVGCFGEPRGDSGTAFMAALHRELIAGTAIAEAVLRARKQSLSQFTDDATPLQYLLSGNGDLRLR; encoded by the coding sequence ATGACGCCGAAGCCCCCTGGGTCGCTCATTCGCTACATCCAGCAGAGCCGTTGTGTGGTGTTCGTTGGAGCCGGTCTGTCGGCAGGGGCCGGACTGCCCACGTGGCGCCGACTGCTGCTCGACGTCATCGATGAGGTGGTCGCCTCGCTGCCGGACGGAGCCCAGTACGAGGCCGAGCTGAAGCAGCTTGTGGATCAGGGCAAGCTGCTGGAGGTGGCGGACTACTGCAAGGAGCAGCTCGGGGCCGCCCATCATCAGTTCCTGACCGGTCGGCTTCGCGGAGACACCACCCCGTTGTCTCCGGCCCACCTTCAGGTGATGCAACTGCCCTTCAGCGCCTGGGTGACGACCAACTACGACAAGCTGCTGGAGCGGGCGTACTCGGAGGTGAAGGGTGGTTTTCCGAAGACGCTCACCCACAAGGACACGGACGCCTTGGGGCTGCTGTTGTTCGAGGGCGGACCGTTCATCCTCAAGGCGCACGGGGACATCGACCGCCCCGAGACGGTGGTGCTCACCTCCCGCGACTACAGTGAGATCATCCACGCCAACCCGGCTTTCAACGAGGTCTTCACCAGCCTGCTGCTCACCAAGGCCCTGCTCTTCGTGGGCTTCTCGCTGTCGGACCCAGACTTCCGGTTGCTGATGGACCGGCAACTCACGCACTTCAAGGGCTACGTCCCAGATCGCTTCGCGCTGATGACGGGTCTGGGGCCGGTGGAGCGGGATGTGCTCTGGCGCTCGGCGCGCATCAGGGTCATCCCCTACACCAATGCGGGCGGCAAGCACGAGGAGGTGTTCGGCTTCTTGAAGGCATTGAAAGAGGCGGTGCAGCCGGCCCCGGCTACGGCGGTGGGGGGAGGCTCGGAGATGGTTGCCTCCAAGGTGGTCTCGCTCTCCATCCCTGCTGCCCCTGCCGCCAGCCCGCCGAGGCTTTTCCCGCCGGCCGCTCTGTCTGCGCCGCCTGTTCCTGCAAGAGAGGGCATCGAGCACAGGCGGACGCAGGAGGAAGGACTCCTGGCACGGCTACTGGGGCCGCTGGGGGGGGATTCGCAAGCAGAGATGGAAGAGTCTCCTGAGGAAGTCCTCGTTCCAGCACTCAAGAGCCCCCCTGCGGCGGCCCCTGCACCGCCTCCCATTTCCTCTGTACCGCAGCACCTCTTCATCGAGAGGGGGGCTGGACGGCTTCAGTTCCGGCTGACCTTGGGTGGGGAAGACTCCGTGGCGCAGATCAGCGCCTCGGATGGGGTGCCCGAGGACCTTTGGCCGCCCTTGCTTCAGGCCATCGAGGAGAGGACGCCGTCTTACGCCACGCGCTATGCGCGTATCGGGAATCTGCTGGCGAAGTCCCTCCCGCTGGGGGGGGCCCAAACCCCGTGGGTGCTGCATCCCGCTGCGGAACTGGAGCGGTTTCCCTGGGAGCTTCTCCTGCTCCAGGGCAGAGAGAAGGGTCTGGAGCGGCGGCTGGTGCGTGCGCCTGTCGGCATCTCAGCCCAGGTTCGAGGAGAGCCCACGGTTCGCTCCTTTCCCTGGGTGCTGCTCATCGAAGGGGCTGGAGATCCCTCCAGACGGGGAACGCGTGAGACCGAGCGGCTCATCCAGCTCTATCAGGGGGAGGAGAACATGCTGTGTACCGTCCTCCGGGGTGATCAGGCGACGTTCAAACGGATCATGGCCCAGCTCGATAATGGACTGCCGGACCTCTTCCACTTCGTGGGGGACATGGGTCAGGACGAGGGAGAGCTCTGCCTGCGCCTGCCGGGCGGTATGGATCTCTCCGCGGGGGTCTTGCGCTCCGTGCTCAGCCGAGGCCGTCTCCCCTTCATGGTCCTCAGCGCACCTTTCTCGGCGTTTGCCCCGGATGCTTTCAGGGTCCCACCGGTGAAGGAGGGGCCTCGCCGGTCTCCCGTCCCCCATTCTTGGGAAACCTTCTTCGAGGGCCGCCCCGGGTTCATGGAGCTGGCAACCCAGACGGGAGTAGGCGCATTCGTGGGATGCTTTGGAGAGCCGCGCGGCGATTCGGGGACGGCCTTCATGGCCGCGCTGCACCGGGAACTCATTGCTGGAACAGCCATCGCGGAGGCGGTCCTCCGCGCGCGAAAGCAATCCCTCTCTCAATTCACGGACGATGCCACACCCCTCCAATACCTGCTCAGTGGGAATGGAGATTTGCGGCTCCGGTAA
- a CDS encoding alpha/beta hydrolase, which translates to MMNLEWAGLLRRTRSALALTLAVIAQHAHAAGVADSRKAGDIVMETGSGETPEGKPVPYEIGTVFVPENRAAPHSRLIGVGFARIRAARPTGGPPIFVMTGGPGSSLLSTLTDGDMSSRRRLALWATYSASNDLVVVDQRGYSTRGEVLEFTTPKQPLDQPGSLAADADTLVKSAHEAVVAHPGKDLTGYTIVQSAEDVNDLRQALGYRQITLYGASFGSQWSLAVMRLHPEIVARALLTDVEPLDYAYDMPSHVFAALQRIAWDADRDPGLAPYLPKDGVMGALRAVRDRLAKSPLKIKVKDETTGKTQTVTLGLQDFQDSLLRSADTWPAFILSLYHRHYDGWAREVIEQRQSQTPSALIGPLFDTSLGVSAEREHLLRTDSGTDLIGMGAFHSYIASAPAWPSPDVGDTLRLMAPSPIPVLFVHGDWDTSTPIENLLNLLPYFPNGRAILVHRGTHGDRKPLREQHPALWAQLVEFFKTGDTRNIPVNVTLRVPVFQQPPFPAPAKSAL; encoded by the coding sequence ATGATGAACCTCGAATGGGCAGGGTTGCTCCGAAGGACACGCTCCGCGCTGGCGCTCACACTGGCTGTCATCGCCCAGCACGCCCATGCGGCTGGCGTGGCCGACTCGCGCAAAGCCGGGGACATCGTGATGGAGACCGGCTCAGGGGAGACGCCAGAGGGTAAACCGGTTCCCTACGAGATCGGCACCGTGTTCGTCCCAGAAAACCGGGCGGCGCCTCACAGCCGACTCATTGGCGTCGGATTCGCCCGAATCCGGGCAGCGCGGCCTACGGGAGGCCCACCGATCTTCGTGATGACCGGCGGTCCCGGCAGCAGCCTCCTCAGCACCTTGACCGACGGCGACATGAGTTCACGGCGTCGGCTGGCACTTTGGGCCACGTACAGTGCCTCGAACGATTTGGTGGTGGTGGACCAGCGCGGCTATTCGACACGCGGGGAGGTATTGGAGTTCACCACGCCGAAGCAACCCTTGGATCAACCCGGTTCTCTGGCCGCGGACGCCGACACGCTGGTGAAGAGTGCCCACGAGGCGGTTGTGGCCCACCCTGGTAAGGACCTCACGGGATACACCATCGTCCAGAGCGCTGAAGACGTGAACGACCTGCGTCAGGCGCTCGGTTACCGCCAGATCACCCTGTATGGCGCCAGCTTCGGCTCACAGTGGAGCCTGGCGGTCATGCGGCTTCACCCAGAAATCGTGGCGCGAGCGCTGCTGACGGACGTGGAGCCGTTGGACTACGCCTACGACATGCCGTCGCACGTCTTCGCGGCGCTCCAGCGAATCGCATGGGATGCCGATCGAGATCCTGGACTGGCTCCCTACCTGCCCAAAGACGGGGTCATGGGCGCGCTGCGCGCCGTTCGCGACCGCCTCGCGAAGAGTCCCCTCAAGATCAAGGTCAAGGACGAGACGACAGGAAAAACCCAGACCGTGACGCTCGGGCTGCAAGACTTTCAGGACTCCCTGCTCAGATCCGCCGATACCTGGCCCGCCTTCATTCTCTCCCTCTATCACCGTCACTATGACGGCTGGGCGCGTGAGGTCATCGAGCAGCGCCAAAGTCAAACACCCTCTGCCCTCATTGGCCCGCTGTTCGATACGAGCCTGGGAGTATCCGCGGAGCGTGAGCACCTGCTGCGGACCGATTCAGGAACCGACTTGATCGGCATGGGCGCCTTCCACTCCTACATCGCTTCCGCGCCCGCCTGGCCAAGCCCGGACGTTGGCGACACATTGAGGCTCATGGCCCCCAGCCCGATTCCTGTGCTCTTCGTGCACGGAGACTGGGACACGTCCACGCCCATTGAGAACCTGTTGAATCTCCTGCCCTACTTCCCCAACGGCCGAGCCATCCTGGTTCACCGAGGCACTCACGGTGATCGCAAACCCTTGCGCGAGCAGCATCCCGCGCTTTGGGCGCAGCTCGTCGAGTTCTTCAAGACGGGGGACACCCGCAACATCCCGGTCAACGTGACGCTTCGCGTTCCCGTATTCCAACAGCCACCGTTCCCTGCGCCTGCCAAATCCGCCTTGTAA